TTCTCTCACCTCATCAGCCAAGCGTAGCAGCATCCTCATAAATCTTCCAAGATGTTGCTGTCTCGGGTTTAGCTCTCCGCGACCAGAGTAGTCTGTCCGGTACAACGCTGTCACACTGTCCACTATAAGGAGGGAAtacctgaaaaaaaataaaaaaaattatattacaaataattaacaaaattggTTACTTTGTACATAATGACCAGAGGATGTAAAAATagcaacaaaatatacatttctAACTATAGATATATAAGAAAATGTGTAAACAAAGTTAAGCAAGCTTATGTTTATACAATCCCTTAAAATTAACTACATATTCCAAAATTCTCATCACACAACACAAAACACCTCCATTTCTAACTACCTTAATTAAGTTTACACAGTACCTAGATTCAGCCATCATAGCGCAGGCCTGCACCAACAGTTGTGTCTGATGATCAGTATTATAAGCTCTAGCGTACGCCACATTGTCCAACACTGCAGCCCCTTCCATCCCGTACCGTTGTGCTACGGCTAACAGTCGCTCTGGTCGGAATGTGCCTTCTGTATCGATGTACATGCATTTACCCTCGCCGCCTGATTGCTCTATGGGCAACTGAAATggttttaaatgtgtttttagTTAACTCTGTACTATGAAGTAGCCATTTGGTTTGTCTTTAATTATATGCAGCAATTAAATTACAGTCTTTTTGTTTGGAGGAGTTTtaaatacatgtaaatatataagaatGTGCAGGTGAAACAAACATATGACTCAAAAAAAGTACACAGGTCTATCTACAAACACAAtgttaaacattattatacaCCTACTATAGCGTGTCTAGAATTTTGAATGAATTTAATTGAACTATATTTCttaacttaaattttacatgacatactatttcaataattcacaaaacatACTTGACAGGTAACAGCAAGCGTGTGACATAGCTGTGTCTTGCCCGTGCGGAATTCACCAAAGATTTCTGTGATGGAACCAGTTTCAATGCCACCTCCGAGTAGCCTGTCTAGTTCCTTTGATCCTGTCGTCAATTGTATTATCTCAGCTCTGGAATgtgaagtttattatttaatttctaaatattatatcataagaTTACAAGAATGACAAGGGATTTAAAACAACattctattaataattgtagaaGTAATGCTACAATGGTTAATAATTTGggggccatccataaagtacgtcacactaatttcatgagtttttgagcaccccccccccccccccgtCCTTGTCACAGGTGGTCACATTTCTAAgacccccccccccctccctagtgtgacgtcacatgttttgcaatttaacattgaaaaattattaaattaaaacagcagtttcaaaatagttttatttccataagtacttttttatgaaatcaacataatatcaaatatttgaaacaataacaaaaaaataaactaatgaataaatataaattgtccacaaaacaatttaaaccgtATTGCCCTAAAGATAGAGttggacatatttttttagtttaatttatatttcaaattacgcGATTAGTAGGTACCTCTAGATTTTGAAATGTGATGTCACGAAACTTAGGACCCCTCCCACCCCTTGTCACACTTTGTCGACCCCCTCCCTCCCTCTTTacgtgtgacgtactttatggatggccccttGGAAGTATTAGTTTGCAAATtagtttctttattaattgaaattgttgagctcattaaatatttaacgagtgtagaaaatattatataagcagTTTACCTTGGATCAAGTAAGACAAAACTTGAATTGGATAagcagttatttttttaaataagccCTTATGGATCTACCTTTTTTGATGAAACTCTGTAGCTGTAGTGAATCCCATAGGCACAAGTTTAGAAGCCTCTGCCAGTATTTTGTCTGCTTTTGCCTCTGAAATGCCTTTTATAGTTATCAACCATTTTTTAGGTGCATAAGCAACTGATTCCACAGTGTGATAACCAGCTTcttctaatttttttatatcccCTGATGTAATGCCATTGCCCTGaaattttcaatgaaaaagTGTTAAATACACTTCGATAATAATTTcacttagataataatttctcTAATACCAAAAAATACAAGTTCCTTTTCCTTTTTAAATGAGAAAATAAAGCGCAGAACATACTTAGCTAAAATAATTTCCAGATTCCAGAGAGTAGAAATAACTGGAATAAGTTCAAGAATGTATAAGACATGAACATCCAATTGAACTCTACTACGCCTTGTCTTCCTTTATTAACAACTAAATTACATAAAAGATGTAATAATAAACTCTTACCTCTAGTTTACTAATAAGTTGCGGTCCACAATCATCTAAATCTTCATCTAAAGTAGCAGTTGCTGCAGACGCTGTTGCAGTCATTGTTTACAAATATCACCGAATCATTTACTGCAGCGATACAaacgattataatattgttttaattataaatataatctgTATCTCTGTAGtctgtaatataaaatctacAAAGTACAAGGACAGCTTCAGGataatagttaataaattcaaaatatataaacacaaTGCATGTTTCGACTTGGTTTCGACCTGCTGTAAATGACACttgacatttaataaaaaaatgacactaacgataaaaaaataaatttcgacaatttaatattatatgaccgtctttctaaatattaagttttagttttgtgtagtaaaattgttactttctaaataaatttaatctaatttttacaaaaacacaaaaatctGACATTTCCCGCCAATTCTTCCACCACATCTTCCACCACAgtttatactatttattaaatattaaaattcatagaTAAAGATAAGTCTTCTTTAtctatgaattttttaaatctttataggtattttaattattataatgatctAAGGATCATTAAGGCAACTGGCaaggtaaaaataaatgaatgaaataaccAAGAAGCAtaaatctaatacactggagaatACTCTAATACTCAGTATGAACAACTAACctgtcacaagaaaatatgaccttgaatgacgcctgtatgttccttcatccctttcacaccaacttgccaagttaggtgtgaaagggacaaaaaacatacaggcgtcattcaaggtcaaccttcccgtgacaagtcaacgttcatagtgcaatctccagtgtattagatataagtttcttggaaataacaataattaatttatattgttttaaattacaagAAATCGTTGgagttttttaattgaaatatttatatttacaagatatttatttcttttttttaataccatACAGAGATgctaaaaaaatgtttatgcaCATTTTCATGGTCGTTTGTTACAATTtcttaaatccatactaatattataaatgcgaaagtaactctgtctgtctgttacctactcaatcacgcctaaactactgaaccaattttcgtgaaatttggtatggagatattttgatacccgagaaaggacatataggctactttttattccgGGAAAAttacgcaatcccggaaatcccatgggaacgggaactatgcgggtttttctttgactgtgcgggcgaagccgcgggcggaaatctagtaccttatatacctaatattttatacgtacGGTCAGGCAAaccaaatttaaatgattaaataaaattcgttTGAATGGCGCGATTTACGTCATTAGGTATGAATAGGGGGTTTTTAGAAGGTATTAATTTAACTACTCGTATTTTGGATAGTGAGTGAGCATATCACTGAACCAAGAGGAGACGGTGCATTTTAATTGCCCAATGGGACCTTTACGCAAACTCAAGCAAATGCAAAATCGAGTGTTTCACTTTTCCAATTTCACGTTCAATTGCTTCTTTAAGATCAATCGTTTCAAAGCTTGCTGCTGTCTGCGTTTTTACAAATTAgggttaatttaaatatttgagtcTTAAGACACAAGAGACCAATTAGGTATCCCGTATCATCCAATTGGAAActgttgaataaaatttgcatTGTAAGCTGTGGAGCGCAAGCTTTGCATAGCACTTTTGGGGGTGTGAAGCGTAAAGAAGACGAACTTgttagaattttaattaatggtgtttagtatttttatggaattcattacattatattatattgaataatatatttggtatatacatattattataatacatatttgaattATTCTGGAAATCTTTCCGATTAGTTTTTTAGCGCCATCTATGTTTAAAGtgtgtgtatttatattatcaacgTTATTGTTATTGTGGCTATAGTACAAGAATAATGAAACAGATGTCGCTTTATTTAACGAGTGATAACAAttcataaaaagaaaataaaaataatatggatATAAAAGCACGCTAAAACgcatcaaattattttattgttatcgaTAAGTGTTCAAAGTTTGAATTTATATCTGAACTTTTAAAGTGGGTTATAACTGAGTCTTCAGGAGCCAGTTATTACAGTACTCTATCTAACTGGCTCCTGGTTTGTATATACTGTATGTATATACTGGtttgtatatacaaacataatataaacttacaaacatacaggtgaagctaataataatcgtgttataaaatatttttaaatcggtccagtaggaCCTGAGGTAGGCaagttctaataaaaaaactaacaaaacaaaacgctaggtacctacttttaaattttaatatctacaCTAATGTTAATAATCGActttcaaaaacaaaaaaaggagTTTCTATCCACAGACTGGAGctatgtatttttttcgtgtaggtacctatgttcattgatatttattttattactagctaTCCGCCCGCTTCTTCACCTTCGTAGTGTGACGGAGTAAccaacaaacatacaaactttcccatcaattataaatttataagtaagtaatattaaGTAGTAGGATAATTTCATAAGTATAAAAcgaagtcgctttctctgtccctatgtccctatatatgcttaaatctttaaaactacacaacagattttgatgcagttttttaatagataagagtgattcaagaggaacgTTTTAGTatactataatttaataggttttaggcaaagcgggcgaagccgcgggtggaaagctagtactattatattattataatgattgagtttcataatttaaaatattattgtaggtacctaggtataccTATTGGCTATTGATTTATGCCCGTTTTCACCAACAACCCGTAAAATTTAAGTGTCACCTAAGTCAATTTAGGGGATACCTAACGTAAAATTTGCTTTCACCGACAGATAAGTGTCACCTAAATCGTTAGATTTGGTAGTGATTTGAAGGGTCCCTTAAACTAAGGAACCCTTACTTAGGAGACTGTTTAGGTGTTATTGGTGAAATCGGGCATTAGAaaggtaagtaggtaggtaggtaggtatactatgtttctcattaattatataattagttagtaggtaggtatatttgtacttatatacctaactgatataccaataataatatatatttaataatatattatataattatattttggaaaGGTGTCTTTCAGAATGTGCATGTAGGTATGTAGGATTGTGTGATTgtgggtaggtaggtaggtacctataatgtGCTGGGATAAGAAGGCATTACGTAACGGGCAGTAAATAAAAGACATCATTCAAATAAAAGCTTAGCTTTATTACTCGTTATATTCACGAAGAAACATCCCTCAGTGGTATCAACAAGTCTCCACGCTGACATTTTCATACTAATACAACTTATTTCACCATTGTCAATACAATccattaattttgaataaattttaacacaatttaGAACCGCCAATTTTTTTACCAATTTATATAAACGCAATTGTAACATTCCAACCGCCCGGAGACGGCCAGattaaattttgaaacattttttattttttttcgttcaCAATTTACTCCACTTTGCCTACATACACCAAAAGTGGATGATCCTAAACATTCACGGACAAAGACACACGCTCGTAAAATATAAGCATTATGACaatgtgttatttattattattatattaatgttgtAGTATTAAGAACCGTTATAATTAATgcgttaggttaggttagtttttgtGATATAGGTATATGATTTGTCAGAGGCTCACAGATTACAATAGTGACCCGCTAGCAGCCATTGTTAGACAAATACCAAGGAAtcgtttacaatttttatttccacTTTTTCACCTTAAATGCctttaaatttaactttttacatCCAGAACCATATAAACATCTTTTagtcatttatatatttttttatctatataaaagGGCCGACTACACTGCCGCAACGCGACCGCGCCGGtcaactttttatttacaaatggtTAATGATCCTAAACGTTTAATATCCGATActattcttaaaattaaatacaaaaaacacaTGACATTTCTAAATTTATCTAAATGTCCCATTCTTGCAATCgctataatttatgaaattttgattttttacaCCAACTTTAGAAAtatcaatacaaaaatactcttttgaataaaattttatacacgACTCATTTATATCGTCGGCGCGGAGGCGAAGCGGTAGCGAAGGTGCCGTGAAAGAAAAAGCTTTGAGCCTCGTAACCTTAACATCATGAAATTTGTACTAAATATATCGAGACGAACGAACGCGGGCCCATATTACTTAGCCGAAATGCGAGGATATCGAAATTAATGCCTAAACACTagtcaaattttaatttttcttagcAACGCGGTAAGTTCAGCTTCGTTCAGCGGAAAATAGAATCGTTTCGTCGGTCTCGAAGGGCAGAGCTTACCGAGACGTTGCTActtcatttaattttgttttcaattttgatACTAATTTTTATCACCGGAAACCGCGCCCGCTcgcaataatttacaaatatattatacgaaAACGGAGTCACAGTAATTAACTGCCATTtaccaaaatataataacaacacAATATAAAGTTACGTTTACATACGAGAATAAGAAATGAACGTGTATCGCTGTTACGAGTGAAGACCACAAGGATATtgaaattatcatttattttagtactaattattgaaatacaaaataacgAACGCCCCTAGATGTCGCAGATTGCGCAGATAGAGTCGTTATCTCGAAGACGCGTTCGGTCTCTTATCTAATTAAAAGCGTCGGCAGTATTTGTTCCATGACATTCTAATAGTACATCCGTGCTCAATTTTTGATCATTTTATCAGACAATACAAACGAATgacacttatttttataactacctAATTTTCAGCATTTCCCTTATTGACTTTCTCATATAGAAAAGTTTATACAGCTAGTTGGTACATCTAAATGTTTCTAACATCCAAAAATGAAATGCTACATAATAGAGTCTATTACAATTTCGAAAATTTAGGAACCATAATACCCAAACGTGAAACCAAATACATTTATAGTGTATTTtcgtctttataataattttgaaaataaatatttttatcatttcacCACGATAGATCCAAACACTTAGTAGACGGAatccaaaatatttaaaatgtaaagcaAAAACATTAGAtagatacaatttattatgaaacttAAGTAAACTACACCTAGATACAAAATTTGGAAACAATGAGAGTTGCCAAaagacaatttttataaatctacaatacatattatagttacaaaCATGAGCTTTACATTCAACACCGAATTTTGTACTTTTCTGTGGGATAGCCCCTTGATCACTGTGGACTTAAATATTTCGATGTTTCAATCTTGAgtctttacaataatttagaaaaattGTCAACcaataacttataaataattgaatagttACACACCAATCGGCTCGATCGTTATGTATATCCATTGTGGTCTTTTAGCGGCTGCTTCACAGTGAATCACTCAAGTATAAAATCCGGAAAAATTCAAtacaaaaccaaaaatatatataaatatcgtcataattgtttttcaccttaccagaaagcatattttcaaagaaattgAACGGCCCCAAGTATCTGCAAATAACGGCATGTCGGTTGAATACTGTTGATGGGAAATCAATACATTGCTATTGTAATATGTGTTGTGTAGCCTGCATTTACAAttctattatatataattatgaagaAACTATGGAGAGATCGGGTTAACGGATTCATTACTTGCTATACATGGAATTAAATAGGTAGATAGTCAATGAACGTTCTCGTTGTAGAGCTGAATGGAAAACCAGTGTCGTTCTTATCTCGACGAAGACGATCAA
The Colias croceus chromosome 18, ilColCroc2.1 genome window above contains:
- the LOC123699843 gene encoding DNA repair protein RAD51 homolog 1 codes for the protein MTATASAATATLDEDLDDCGPQLISKLEGNGITSGDIKKLEEAGYHTVESVAYAPKKWLITIKGISEAKADKILAEASKLVPMGFTTATEFHQKRAEIIQLTTGSKELDRLLGGGIETGSITEIFGEFRTGKTQLCHTLAVTCQLPIEQSGGEGKCMYIDTEGTFRPERLLAVAQRYGMEGAAVLDNVAYARAYNTDHQTQLLVQACAMMAESRYSLLIVDSVTALYRTDYSGRGELNPRQQHLGRFMRMLLRLADEFGVAVIITNQVVAQVDSVGVFNADTKKPIGGHILAHASTTRLYLRKGRGDNRVCKIYDSPCLPETEAMFAISSEGITDAKE